The DNA region GCATAAGACGGACGGCTGTCGGATCGACCTTGTCTCCCGGCTCGCTGCCTGCCGAGAAGCAGGCGAACCTGTCCCCTGTGAAATGCCGACAGAGCGCTTCTGCGATCTGGGATCTGCAGGAGTTTTTGATGCAGAGAAAGGCGACCCGCTTCATACGATCACCTGGACAGTAATTCCCGTCAGCACGGCCGCAAGAAAGATCGTCGCAACAAAAACCATCACGAACTGTTTTTTGAATATCGCCGAAAGCATGGTGATTTCAGGGATACTCATTCCTGCCCCGCCGATCAAAAGGGCGGCCACGGTACCAACGCCCATTCCTTTACTCAAGAGGGCAGCACTGATCGGAAGGATCGTCTCCGCTCTGATGTAGAGCGGGATCCCGATGATCGCGGCGACGGGTATCGCAAACAGATTCTGCGGTCCCGCGACGGCTAAGATCCAGTCGGCCGGCAGAAATCCGTAGATGAATGCCCCGATCGCGGCTCCGAGGAGGAGGTAGGGGATCATCTGCCGGAATGTCGTCCAGGCAAACATAATGATCCTTTTCCGTTTCGAGCCGGTTGCTTCGGTCATTCCTTCGACGGCGACGGGCTTGACGTATTTTTTGAACCCGAGCCGCTCAAGCACGAGACCGATAAGAACGGCCGCCGTAAACATCATGACGGCATACACGACCGTGATCTCGGGACCGAAAACGACGAGCATCATCGCAAGAATGACCGGATTCAGAAGAGGGGAGGCGAACAAAAAAGACATGGCGCTCGAAAACGCCACGCCGGATTTCAGAAATCCAAGTGTCACAGGGATCGTCGAGCAGGAGCAAAACGGCGTGATCGCGCCGAACGCGGCCCCAATCACGCTTCCCCTGACCGAGCCGGAGTGCCCGAGCACTTTCTGCATCTTCTCTTTTGGGACATAGACGTTTAGAGCCCCAACTATCAGACAAACGACGATAAAGAGTGCCGTAAGCTCCAGAGCGATGACCAGAAAATACTGGGCGGCCGCGAGGAGTGTTTCCGTAAAACTCATTCGGATTTTCCAGAGCAGCAGTTTTCTTTACAGTTTCCGTTTGATTCGTCTTTTTCGTCACAGCAGGGCTTTTCCGGCACGATTTTGATATTACAGCAGCAGGAACAGTTTTCTGCGGTGATCGCTTTCTTCATCTTTCCAAATATCGAGGTCTTTTTTTCTTCGGTCATGATTCATCACATGGTGTACTTGAGTGCATTTCTCTGAGTTTTTGTAAGAGGGCTTTGTCGGCGTTTGTTGTCGGGAGACCGGCGCAGATCTTTTCCAGGGCTTTGGAAAGATCCGGGAATGCGGCGGCAAAATCATCGCTGATTTTGTAGTAGGTCCATTGCGCCTGTTTTCTGCTCTGAATGATGCCGGCGTTTTTCAGGATCGTCAGACTGCGCGAGGCGTTTGGCTGGGAGAGGGAAAGCGCCGCTTCGATCTCGCAGACGCATAACTCATTACCCTGCAGAAGGGCAAGGATCCGAAGTCTGGTCGTGTCGCCGCAGGCTTTGAAGATCGTTTCCGGATCACTCATCGCATTCGTATCCGGGAATGCAGCAGCAGCCGCAATGCGTTTTTCGTTCGATAAGGCTGTCGGAAACGTGGAGGATCTGTCTGACCTCGTCATCGGTTGGATACCTGCCGGTGATCATCACAAAGTTGTTGACGACGACGGCCGGAAGGAGCTTTTCCCCGTTCAGGGATATGAGACGGGCAACATTTGGGTTGGTGTCGTATCTTGCCCGCTCGATCAGAATGCCTTTGGGTTTGAGTTTTTCGATCAGTTCGGTTATCCTGATGTACTCGGGGTGGGTCGTATCCGGGTCTTTTGCTTCGTAAAGACACATTGATGACATAAAAGAGTATATTCACATATTTGTATATAATAATTTTCAAATGTGTTGGTTATTCCGCGACACCCCAGACCAGGCCCATGGCTTTGAGCATGATCTCGATCTCTTCTGCTTTTCTCAGCCACTCTTTTTCTTTGGCGGGCCGACCTGCAGGGGCGGCCTTAGCGGAGCAAATCTTTGATTTGCGACTGCAGGGTCCTTTGCCACGCCGAGTAGGTAGATCGCGTCAACGTTTCCTTCGCCCGCTTCTCTCTCCAGCCG from Methanocorpusculum labreanum Z includes:
- a CDS encoding arsenic metallochaperone ArsD family protein, which translates into the protein MSSMCLYEAKDPDTTHPEYIRITELIEKLKPKGILIERARYDTNPNVARLISLNGEKLLPAVVVNNFVMITGRYPTDDEVRQILHVSDSLIERKTHCGCCCIPGYECDE
- a CDS encoding ArsR/SmtB family transcription factor, producing MSDPETIFKACGDTTRLRILALLQGNELCVCEIEAALSLSQPNASRSLTILKNAGIIQSRKQAQWTYYKISDDFAAAFPDLSKALEKICAGLPTTNADKALLQKLREMHSSTPCDES
- a CDS encoding permease; protein product: MSFTETLLAAAQYFLVIALELTALFIVVCLIVGALNVYVPKEKMQKVLGHSGSVRGSVIGAAFGAITPFCSCSTIPVTLGFLKSGVAFSSAMSFLFASPLLNPVILAMMLVVFGPEITVVYAVMMFTAAVLIGLVLERLGFKKYVKPVAVEGMTEATGSKRKRIIMFAWTTFRQMIPYLLLGAAIGAFIYGFLPADWILAVAGPQNLFAIPVAAIIGIPLYIRAETILPISAALLSKGMGVGTVAALLIGGAGMSIPEITMLSAIFKKQFVMVFVATIFLAAVLTGITVQVIV